A genomic segment from Saprospiraceae bacterium encodes:
- a CDS encoding UDP-glucuronic acid decarboxylase family protein: MPKILITGAAGFLGSHLCDRFIKEGYHVIGMDNLLTGSLDNIEHLFPLPEFEYYHHDVSKFVHVPGSLDYILHFASPASPIDYLKMPIQTLKVGALGTHNLLGLALAKKARMLVASTSEVYGDPLIHPQVEEYWGNVNPVGPRGVYDEAKRFLEAITMAYHNAHQVETRIIRIFNTYGPRMRVNDGRVLPAFFSQAIRGEGLTVFGEGDQTRSFCYVSDLVEGIYRLLLSDYPYPVNIGNPDEITIKEFGEEVLALVGNPKARLIYKELPEDDPKVRRPDITKAREILGWEPKITRAEGLKTTYEYFKSVVKTE, from the coding sequence GTGCCTAAAATTTTAATCACAGGAGCTGCAGGCTTCTTAGGGTCTCATTTGTGTGATAGATTCATCAAGGAAGGATACCATGTCATTGGAATGGATAACCTGCTAACGGGTAGTTTAGACAATATTGAGCATTTATTTCCACTTCCAGAATTTGAATATTATCATCACGATGTTAGCAAATTTGTGCATGTTCCTGGTTCTTTAGACTATATTTTGCATTTTGCATCTCCGGCTAGTCCAATAGACTACCTGAAAATGCCCATACAAACCTTAAAGGTAGGGGCTTTAGGGACGCATAATCTATTAGGCTTGGCTTTGGCCAAAAAAGCAAGAATGCTTGTGGCTTCAACATCCGAAGTTTATGGTGATCCACTCATTCATCCGCAAGTCGAGGAATATTGGGGGAATGTGAACCCCGTAGGACCAAGAGGTGTATACGATGAAGCCAAACGTTTTTTGGAAGCCATAACGATGGCTTACCACAATGCACATCAGGTAGAAACGCGCATTATTAGAATTTTCAATACCTATGGCCCAAGAATGCGCGTTAATGATGGTAGGGTATTACCTGCTTTTTTCTCCCAGGCGATCCGAGGAGAGGGGTTGACGGTATTTGGAGAAGGCGACCAGACGCGCTCCTTTTGTTATGTCAGTGATTTGGTAGAGGGGATTTATCGCTTACTTTTAAGTGATTATCCCTATCCCGTAAATATTGGCAATCCGGATGAGATCACCATTAAGGAATTTGGAGAAGAGGTTTTAGCCTTAGTGGGGAACCCCAAAGCCAGATTAATCTATAAAGAATTACCAGAGGACGATCCTAAAGTTAGGCGTCCAGATATTACTAAAGCTAGAGAAATATTAGGTTGGGAACCTAAAATCACCCGCGCAGAAGGTCTCAAAACGACATATGAATATTTTAAAAGTGTTGTAAAAACTGAATAA
- a CDS encoding glycosyltransferase N-terminal domain-containing protein has protein sequence MLFLYNFVINCYVLLIHTASLFSPKAKLWVEGRKHWKAKLIQFNTQHPQGSTRRIWIHCASLGEFEQGRPLLEAIKAKYPESQLILSFFSPSGYEIRKNYPHAALICYLPIDRKMNANTFIELVNPQIAIFVKYEFWHHYLTTLATRAIPTYLISAVFRADQIFFKPYGAFFRKLLAKFTHIFVQDHTSFQLLKEIGCNAVTIAGDTRVDRVAQIPKEDKQLPLVAQFVQNQKCLVAGSTWPPDEALLAPILQQAFLSDWKIIIAPHDISETHLKELEAVLKKDFIRFSQYTSSTETSHRILLIDNIGMLQAIYRYGTVAYIGGGFGAGIHNTLEPIAFGLPVIFGPKYHKFEEARQLLKNGGGFSINDGKSLQQIIQSLMAEAAYTKASKAAKGFIEENKGSALKIMTHLFN, from the coding sequence ATGCTGTTTTTATATAATTTCGTCATCAACTGCTATGTTTTGCTTATTCATACCGCCAGCCTATTTTCGCCTAAAGCCAAACTTTGGGTCGAAGGACGAAAGCATTGGAAAGCAAAACTGATTCAGTTTAACACCCAGCACCCCCAAGGCAGCACCCGAAGAATTTGGATACACTGCGCCTCCCTGGGCGAATTTGAACAAGGGCGCCCACTCCTGGAGGCCATTAAAGCCAAATACCCGGAAAGCCAACTCATCCTCAGTTTTTTCTCTCCTTCGGGTTATGAGATCAGAAAAAACTACCCGCATGCAGCATTGATTTGCTACCTCCCCATCGATCGTAAAATGAATGCGAACACTTTCATCGAATTGGTCAATCCTCAAATAGCCATCTTTGTAAAGTATGAGTTTTGGCACCATTATTTAACCACTTTAGCAACCAGAGCCATTCCCACTTATCTTATCTCCGCCGTTTTCCGCGCTGACCAAATCTTTTTTAAACCTTATGGCGCTTTTTTTCGCAAATTGCTAGCCAAATTCACGCATATTTTTGTTCAGGATCATACTTCTTTCCAATTATTAAAAGAAATTGGATGTAATGCCGTAACCATTGCTGGCGACACGAGGGTTGACCGGGTTGCGCAAATACCCAAGGAGGATAAACAGTTGCCCCTCGTAGCACAATTTGTGCAAAACCAAAAGTGCTTAGTCGCTGGGAGTACCTGGCCTCCCGACGAAGCCCTCCTCGCTCCGATCCTACAGCAAGCATTTCTCTCCGATTGGAAAATTATCATAGCACCTCATGACATCAGTGAGACCCACCTCAAAGAACTTGAAGCGGTCTTAAAAAAAGATTTTATCCGGTTTTCCCAGTACACTTCCTCGACTGAAACATCCCATAGGATTCTCCTCATCGATAATATTGGCATGTTGCAAGCCATTTACCGCTATGGCACGGTGGCTTACATCGGCGGCGGCTTTGGCGCTGGCATCCACAACACCCTCGAACCCATTGCTTTTGGCCTTCCAGTGATCTTTGGCCCCAAATACCATAAGTTTGAGGAAGCTAGACAACTCCTCAAAAATGGTGGTGGATTTAGTATAAATGATGGAAAATCCTTGCAGCAAATCATCCAGTCTCTAATGGCGGAAGCTGCTTACACCAAGGCATCCAAAGCCGCCAAAGGTTTTATTGAAGAAAATAAGGGAAGTGCCCTAAAAATAATGACTCATTTGTTTAATTGA
- the ald gene encoding alanine dehydrogenase, translating into MIIGVPKEIKNNENRVALTPAGALELAKRKHTVYVQSTAGESSGFSDEEYQSAGAKILNTIEEVYQMAEMIIKVKEPIESEYPLIKENQLVFTYFHFASYQPLTTAMIKSKAICLAYETVELDDRSLPLLVPMSEVAGRMAVQEGAKYLEKPMKGRGVLLGGVPGVAPAKVLVLGGGIVGTQAAKMAAGLGAQVTILDISLPRLRYLADVMPANVNTVYSNEYNIRRLIKDHDLIIGAVLIPGAKAPNLITRDMLKEMRPGTVLVDVAVDQGGCIETCSPTTHENPTFVIDDVVHYCVANMPGAVPYTSTIALTNATLPYAIQLANKGWQQACKENTPLKKGLNVIKGNVVYKGVADTFELPLADVDSFL; encoded by the coding sequence TGCACTTGAATTGGCCAAAAGAAAACACACTGTCTATGTACAATCCACCGCAGGAGAAAGCAGTGGTTTTTCAGACGAAGAATACCAAAGTGCCGGTGCAAAAATATTAAACACCATCGAAGAGGTCTATCAGATGGCCGAAATGATCATTAAGGTGAAAGAACCTATCGAATCTGAATATCCACTAATCAAAGAGAACCAACTGGTATTCACCTACTTCCATTTTGCCTCATACCAACCCTTGACTACGGCGATGATCAAAAGCAAAGCCATTTGCCTTGCCTACGAAACCGTCGAATTGGATGACCGTAGCCTTCCTTTACTGGTACCCATGTCAGAAGTAGCCGGTAGAATGGCCGTCCAGGAAGGTGCCAAATACCTGGAAAAACCTATGAAAGGCAGGGGTGTCTTGCTGGGAGGTGTCCCTGGGGTTGCTCCTGCAAAAGTATTGGTCCTCGGTGGTGGAATTGTTGGCACCCAAGCAGCAAAAATGGCGGCCGGCCTTGGCGCACAAGTGACAATCCTGGATATTAGTCTTCCACGATTGCGCTACCTGGCAGATGTAATGCCTGCCAATGTAAATACCGTATATTCTAACGAGTACAATATTCGGCGACTGATCAAAGACCACGATCTGATCATAGGAGCCGTTTTGATACCTGGCGCTAAGGCCCCCAACTTGATTACCAGGGATATGCTCAAAGAAATGAGACCCGGTACCGTTTTGGTGGATGTTGCTGTTGACCAGGGTGGCTGTATTGAGACCTGCTCTCCAACAACCCACGAAAATCCTACCTTTGTCATTGATGACGTAGTGCATTATTGCGTGGCCAATATGCCGGGAGCAGTTCCTTACACCTCTACCATTGCCTTGACCAATGCTACCCTGCCCTATGCTATCCAATTAGCCAATAAGGGATGGCAACAAGCTTGTAAGGAAAATACGCCTTTAAAGAAAGGATTAAATGTAATCAAAGGAAATGTAGTATACAAAGGCGTGGCAGATACGTTTGAGCTGCCATTGGCTGATGTGGATAGTTTCCTTTAG
- a CDS encoding PfkB family carbohydrate kinase, which produces MTTTAEIFNAFNKLNILIVGDVMIDRYLSGSVTRISPEAPVPVVHLKESQDRLGGAANVALNIKALGATPYLCSCIGADENGTLFEQLLPAHQLQEKGLIRSKDRITTVKTRVLSNHQHLLRVDREDTHDLSSEDEMAYLAKIREILNTKTIHLILFQDYNKGVLTYKVIQKIILEAIKRDIPTVVDPKFKHFWAYKKVSLFKPNLREIQQQLPFEVKPTIDSLKKASEEIKSKLGNKHTLITLSEKGLFYDSEGEIAILPTQARQIADVCGAGDTVISIVALGMALSLGMHQIANLANLAGGQVCEKVGVVPVDKAQLLQEYEDLLGN; this is translated from the coding sequence ATGACTACAACTGCTGAAATTTTTAATGCTTTTAATAAGCTCAACATTCTGATTGTGGGGGATGTGATGATTGATCGTTATCTGAGTGGTTCAGTGACTCGAATTTCTCCCGAGGCCCCAGTGCCGGTCGTTCATCTGAAGGAGTCTCAGGACCGCTTGGGCGGAGCTGCCAATGTTGCCTTGAATATCAAGGCTTTAGGTGCCACACCCTACCTTTGCAGTTGCATCGGAGCCGATGAAAATGGAACCTTATTTGAGCAACTCTTGCCAGCTCATCAGTTACAGGAGAAAGGACTCATTCGTTCTAAGGATAGAATAACAACGGTAAAGACGAGGGTTTTGTCTAATCACCAGCATTTGTTGCGCGTAGACAGAGAAGATACCCATGATCTTTCTAGTGAAGACGAAATGGCCTACCTGGCAAAGATCAGAGAGATCTTGAATACCAAAACGATTCACCTCATTCTGTTCCAGGATTACAATAAAGGGGTGTTGACATACAAAGTCATTCAGAAAATTATACTTGAAGCGATCAAAAGAGATATTCCCACTGTCGTCGATCCAAAGTTCAAGCATTTTTGGGCCTACAAAAAGGTGAGTCTTTTTAAACCAAACCTTCGTGAAATTCAGCAGCAACTACCCTTCGAGGTAAAACCTACCATAGACAGCCTTAAAAAAGCCTCAGAGGAGATCAAATCAAAATTAGGAAATAAACATACCCTGATTACCCTTTCCGAGAAAGGGCTTTTTTATGACAGTGAAGGTGAAATAGCCATCCTGCCTACCCAAGCCCGGCAAATTGCTGATGTTTGTGGCGCTGGCGACACCGTCATTAGCATTGTTGCCTTAGGCATGGCTTTATCGCTAGGCATGCACCAGATCGCCAATTTGGCCAACCTGGCCGGAGGTCAGGTTTGCGAAAAAGTGGGCGTCGTCCCTGTCGACAAAGCTCAATTGTTGCAGGAATACGAAGATTTGTTGGGAAACTAA
- a CDS encoding SPOR domain-containing protein has product MAKKIFITSLVLILGATSIYAQTFKRLVRRANTSYEIHAYNKAIEDYQAALQKNADDPEALFKIADSYRQLNKMDEAAAFYARAVRQSEVDKASILQYGLVLKSLGRYDEAKQWFLLYARDVDAQVGNHFAQTCDFAKAQMNVNASYSVSNEFINTSAADFGPAFWGTDRVVYSSARTDIQRSGGDFSGKIGNQLFLATIGTRGYLESPVFLKAGNQQEYNEGPISLAPDGRTVAFSKNNFVDGTRQIPGSGMEMSIYLAQINPNGTWGDIRPFPFNGTGFSSGYPCFSPDGNTLFFASDRPDGFGGYDLYASSKVGNTWSAPENLGPVVNTSGDEISPFFDGNSLFFSSNWHPGLGGMDVFRAESTGNRWTRIFHLGAQVNSARDDYGFVYDAFRNLGFLVSNRLGGRGNEDIYRLTRASDNVTIRVMNAANGLPVGNAIVDFTSCGQGTYQTDGRGVYSFQALQGLACDVVVNATGFLPGNVKISTGGVNGSRDYQVMLTSPNDAYAGKIVDYTSRLPLEGVIITATNKRTGNRMEAFTNSNGDYYLALSPFSDYLIRYSKIAYREIDFDVNTQDGLDRTILGVISLLPSTAVPPSDGNPGNTGPVRPDDNPSVALDGFAVQVAAIGTPAMDRFGNLTDLGDVYYLAQNGTYKIRLGVYATRQDADMALRQVKSRGYPGAFVVREQGGGDVGVRNPNEGTSNQGQGGFGRFKVQLAAYSNPKWFDDSKVRNLGVIEDGKKGRFTIKYIGGLSSLEEARRALSVARSAGFDTSFIVEDVNGELVKRQ; this is encoded by the coding sequence ATGGCCAAAAAGATTTTTATTACGAGCCTAGTACTGATACTTGGAGCCACAAGTATATATGCTCAGACCTTCAAAAGACTGGTGCGTCGTGCAAACACTTCTTATGAAATTCATGCGTATAATAAAGCCATTGAGGATTATCAGGCTGCCCTTCAGAAAAATGCAGATGATCCAGAGGCGTTGTTTAAAATTGCAGATTCTTATCGGCAATTGAATAAAATGGATGAAGCAGCCGCTTTTTATGCCCGGGCTGTTCGGCAATCTGAAGTGGATAAAGCAAGTATTCTACAATATGGTTTGGTATTGAAATCCTTGGGCAGATATGATGAAGCTAAACAATGGTTTTTATTGTATGCCAGAGATGTTGATGCCCAGGTCGGCAATCATTTTGCCCAAACCTGTGATTTTGCGAAGGCGCAAATGAATGTGAATGCGTCCTATTCTGTTTCAAATGAATTCATTAATACCTCTGCGGCTGATTTTGGCCCAGCTTTTTGGGGAACAGATCGGGTTGTTTATTCTTCCGCCAGGACGGATATCCAACGGTCTGGAGGTGATTTTTCCGGGAAGATAGGCAACCAGCTTTTTTTAGCAACGATTGGGACAAGAGGTTATTTAGAATCGCCTGTTTTCTTAAAAGCAGGCAACCAACAGGAATATAATGAGGGCCCCATCTCCTTAGCTCCTGACGGTAGAACGGTGGCTTTTTCCAAAAACAATTTTGTAGATGGAACCCGTCAGATACCTGGTAGTGGAATGGAAATGAGCATCTATTTAGCCCAAATAAACCCTAACGGAACCTGGGGGGATATCAGGCCTTTTCCTTTTAATGGTACGGGCTTCTCTTCGGGTTATCCTTGTTTTTCACCAGATGGGAATACCTTGTTTTTTGCGTCGGACCGACCAGATGGGTTTGGTGGCTATGATCTATATGCGTCCTCTAAGGTTGGCAATACCTGGAGTGCACCAGAAAACTTAGGCCCTGTTGTTAATACCAGTGGAGATGAGATATCTCCGTTTTTCGATGGCAACAGTTTGTTTTTCTCCTCCAATTGGCACCCTGGCCTCGGTGGCATGGATGTCTTTAGAGCAGAATCGACGGGTAACCGCTGGACCCGCATTTTCCATTTGGGGGCCCAGGTGAATTCGGCTCGTGATGATTACGGGTTTGTCTATGATGCTTTTCGCAACCTTGGCTTTTTGGTGTCTAACCGCCTTGGAGGTCGAGGAAACGAAGATATCTATCGCTTGACCAGGGCCTCCGACAATGTGACTATTAGGGTCATGAATGCAGCAAATGGATTACCCGTAGGAAATGCCATTGTTGACTTTACCAGTTGCGGACAAGGCACCTATCAAACAGATGGCAGAGGGGTGTACAGTTTCCAAGCATTACAGGGATTGGCTTGTGACGTGGTGGTCAATGCTACGGGCTTTTTGCCCGGCAATGTTAAAATTTCGACAGGAGGGGTTAATGGAAGTAGAGATTATCAGGTCATGTTGACTTCTCCGAATGATGCCTATGCTGGTAAGATCGTAGACTACACCAGCCGTTTACCATTAGAAGGGGTAATCATTACGGCTACCAATAAGCGGACGGGCAACCGAATGGAAGCCTTTACCAATAGCAATGGCGATTATTACCTTGCCTTAAGTCCTTTTTCAGATTATCTTATTCGGTATTCCAAAATTGCTTATCGGGAAATTGATTTTGATGTCAATACGCAGGATGGTCTGGACAGGACGATTTTAGGTGTTATTTCCTTGTTGCCCTCCACGGCAGTTCCGCCAAGCGATGGAAATCCGGGCAATACCGGTCCTGTTCGACCCGATGATAACCCAAGTGTGGCATTAGATGGCTTTGCGGTTCAAGTGGCTGCCATTGGAACGCCAGCCATGGATCGTTTTGGCAACCTTACGGACCTAGGTGACGTCTACTATTTAGCGCAAAATGGAACCTACAAAATTAGGTTGGGGGTATATGCTACCAGGCAAGATGCTGATATGGCCTTAAGACAAGTCAAGTCAAGAGGGTATCCTGGTGCGTTTGTTGTCAGAGAACAAGGCGGTGGAGATGTTGGCGTACGCAATCCAAACGAAGGGACTTCTAACCAAGGGCAAGGAGGATTTGGTCGTTTCAAAGTACAGCTAGCGGCTTACAGCAACCCTAAATGGTTTGATGATTCGAAAGTTCGCAACCTAGGGGTTATTGAAGATGGCAAAAAAGGTCGATTCACCATTAAGTATATTGGCGGACTAAGTTCTTTGGAAGAAGCCCGCAGGGCGCTTTCAGTGGCTAGGTCTGCTGGTTTCGATACGTCCTTTATCGTAGAAGATGTGAATGGTGAGTTGGTAAAAAGGCAATAG
- the rfbB gene encoding dTDP-glucose 4,6-dehydratase has product MTFDRTILITGGAGFIGSHLVQHFVKGYPAYQIINLDNLTYAGNLENLKEIEHAPNYKFIKGDITNESFIKELFDIYAFDGVIHLAAESHVDRSISDPMSFIMTNIVGTVNLLNAARDHWKGEEDKLFYHVSTDEVYGSLGAEGFFTEDTPYDPRSPYSASKASSDHLVRAYYHTYDLPVVISNCSNNYGPYQFPEKLIPLIINNIKENKPLPIYGDGKYTRDWLWVGDHVRAIDLIFHKGRVGETYNIGGNNERMNLDLVHGLCDIVDDLLGRAAGTSRTLIHFVKDRPGHDRRYAIDATKLKEELQWVPAVGVTEGLRMTAQWYLEHPEWLKGVTSGTYRAYYEKQYSHS; this is encoded by the coding sequence ATGACCTTTGATAGAACCATTTTAATTACGGGGGGAGCTGGATTCATCGGCTCTCACCTGGTGCAGCATTTTGTGAAAGGCTATCCTGCTTATCAAATCATTAACCTGGATAATTTGACTTATGCTGGGAATTTAGAAAACTTAAAAGAAATTGAGCATGCCCCCAATTATAAATTTATAAAAGGGGATATCACAAATGAATCCTTTATAAAGGAATTATTTGACATTTATGCCTTTGATGGGGTGATCCATTTAGCTGCCGAGTCCCATGTAGATCGGTCGATCTCCGATCCCATGTCATTTATTATGACCAATATTGTTGGGACGGTTAATTTATTAAACGCAGCACGTGATCATTGGAAAGGGGAGGAAGATAAACTTTTTTATCACGTTTCGACGGATGAGGTTTATGGTTCTTTGGGGGCCGAGGGCTTTTTTACGGAAGATACACCCTACGATCCGCGTTCTCCCTATTCTGCCTCTAAGGCGAGTTCGGATCACCTGGTCAGGGCATATTACCATACCTATGACCTACCTGTGGTGATTTCTAATTGTTCCAACAATTATGGCCCTTATCAATTTCCAGAGAAATTGATCCCATTAATTATCAATAACATCAAGGAAAACAAACCTTTGCCTATTTATGGCGATGGCAAATATACCAGAGATTGGCTTTGGGTAGGCGACCATGTGCGCGCAATTGATTTGATTTTCCATAAAGGACGGGTAGGGGAGACTTATAATATTGGTGGTAACAATGAGCGGATGAACCTCGATCTGGTGCATGGCCTTTGTGATATCGTAGATGATTTATTAGGCAGAGCAGCAGGTACTTCGCGCACCTTGATCCATTTTGTGAAAGATCGACCTGGGCATGATCGCAGGTATGCTATTGATGCGACCAAACTCAAGGAAGAACTACAATGGGTGCCTGCTGTTGGTGTAACCGAAGGGCTGCGAATGACTGCCCAATGGTATCTGGAGCACCCTGAATGGCTTAAAGGGGTTACTTCGGGTACCTACAGGGCCTATTATGAAAAGCAATATAGTCATAGTTAA